From the Candidatus Binataceae bacterium genome, the window CACGCTCTGCCTCGGCGTCAACCAGGAGGCCTACGACGTCAAGAAGCACGACGTCATCTCGAATGCGTCGTGTACGACTAACTGCCTCGCGCCGATCGCCAAGGTGCTGCACGAAAACTACGGCATCGTGAACGGCCTGATGACCACCGTGCACAGCTATACATCGGATCAGATGCTGCAGGACGGTCCGCATAAAGATCTGCGGCGGGCGCGCGCGGCCGGGCTCTCGATGATCCCGACGTCGACCGGGGCGGCCAAGGCGATCGGGCTGGTGCTGCCCGCGCTCAACGGCAAACTCGACGGCATCGCGATCCGCGTACCGACGGCGAATGTTTCGGTGGTTGATCTGACGGCCGCGGTTGAGCGCGACTGCGACGACAAGAGCGTTAACGCCGCGATGAAGAAAGCCGCTGAGGGCGAGCTCAAGGGGATTCTGCAGTACAGCGAGGAGCCGTTGGTGTCGCTCGATTTCAACAACAACCCGCACTCGTCGATCTTTGACGCGCCCCTGACCAAGGTGCTGGGCAAGCGGCTGGTCAAGATTTTCTCCTGGTACGACAACGAATGGGGCTACTCGAACCGGCTCGCGGACATCACGGCGTTCGTCGCCGCGCGACTCTGATCCGCCAACTTTGATCCGCGTGGAGCGATCGGTGACAGACAATTTCGGACGACGACAATGGCCGCCACTCCGCTGACGAGTCTGAAGCTCGACGGGCGCAAGGTCCTGGTGCGATGCGATTTCAATGTGCCCCTCGAAGGCGGACGCATCACCGATCCCGCGCGCATCGATGCGAGCCTGGCGACCATTCGTTATGTTCTGGAGCAGGGCGGAGCGGCCGTGCTCTGCTCGCATCTGGGGCGTCCGAAGGAACGGACACCTGAGTTGAGTCTCAAGCCGGTTGCCGAGTATCTGAGCGGCGCGCTCGGGAAAAAGGTCGCGCTGGCGCCGGACTGTATCGGCGAGATTACCGGGCGGATGATCGCGGATCTCACCGGAGGCAGCGCGTTGCTGCTCGAGAACCTGCGGTTCCATCCTGAGGAGGAGGCCAACGATCGCGACTTCTCTCACGAACTCGCGCGGGGCAAGAGCGTGTATATCGATGACGCTTTTGGCGCGGCGCATCGCGCCCACGCCTCGACGGTGGGCGTAGCCCGGTTTATCCGCGAGCGCGCGGCGGGCTTCCTGATGATCCGCGAGCTCGAGGCGTTGCGCGCGGTCACGGAAAATCCGGCGCGTCCTTATATCGCGATTCTCGGCGGGGCGAAGGTCTCGGACAAAATCGCGGTAATCCGCACTCTACTGACCAAGGTTGACGCTCTCCTTATCGGCGGCGCGATGGCCTATACGTTCCTCCAGGCGCAGGGTCTGCCGATCGGCAAGTCGCGGGTCGAAGAGGACAAGCTCGAGCTCGCGCGCGAGTTGCTGGCGCTGGCAGAGAAAAGTGGGGTGGCGTTGGTGCTGCCGTCGGATCACATCGTAGCGGAGGCTCCGGACGCTGCCGCGAGCGCGGAAATCGTCGAACAAATCCCCGGCGATCGAATGGGTTTGGATATCGGTCCGCGCACAATCGCGGAGTTCGTCGAGCGCCTGCGCGGGGCGCACACGATCGTCTGGAACGGGCCGCTCGGCTTCTTCGAGATTCCCGCCTTTGCCGCCGGCACGCTCGCGGTCGGCGAGGCGATCGCCGGGATGACCGGGGCGACGAGCCTGATCGGCGGCGGCGACACCGCGGCGGCGGTTGCCGGACAGCCGTGGGCCGCGAACTTCACCCATATCTCGACCGGCGGCGGCGCGACCCTTGAATACCTCGAAGGCCGCGAACTCCCGGGCGTCAAGGCGCTCGAAGCCTGAAGACAGGCAGGAACCTATGCGCAAGAAACTCATTGCGGGTAACTGGAAGATGAATCTCGGCCCGACCGAGGGGCGCGCGCTGATTGCGGAGCTGCGCGCCGAAATCGACCGCGACGCCGCGAACCTTGCGCGCGATCGTGAAGTGCTGGTCGCGCCGCCCTTTCTGACGATTCCGGCGGTCGCGCAAGCGCTGGCCGGATCGTCAATACTCCTCGGCGCGCAGAACGCGCACTTCGAGAATAAGGGCGCGTTCACCGGCGAAGTCGCGCCCGCGATGCTCAAGGCGTTTGGCGTCACGCACGTAATCCTGGGTCACTCGGAGCGCCGGCATATCTTTGCCGAGAGCGACGAGCTGGTGGGCAAGCGGGTCGCGGGCGCGATTGCGAACCGCTTCACGGCGATTCTTTGCGTCGGTGAGACGCTGGAAGAGCGCGACGGCGGCCGCACGCTCGAGGTGGTGTTGCGGCAGATGCAAGCCGGCCTGGCCGGGTTGAAAGCCGAGAGCGCCGAGCGCGTGGTCGTCGCCTACGAGCCGGTCTGGGCGATCGGGACCGGACGCACCGCAACCCCCGAGCAGGCTCAACTGGTGCATGCCGCGATCCGCGAAGCGCTGGCCGACCACTTCTCGCGGCCAGCCGCGGACACGATCCGGATCCTCTACGGCGGCAGCGTCACCGCGGAGAATGTTGACTCTCTCATGGCAAAGCCCGATATTGACGGGGCTTTGGTCGGCGGGGCAAGCTTGAAGGCCGGGTCGTTCGCCCAGATTGTAAGAGGCGGGTCGTCAGCGGCAGGGTGATGCCAGCCGCGAACTGACCGGCAGAATAATTAAATGATCGCTCTTGTAGTCGTGATCCATATTTTCGTGTGTCTGACGTTGGTGACCGTCGTGCTGCTCCAGCAGGGCAAGGGCGCCGACGTCGGTGCGGTTTTCGGCGGGTCGAGTCAGACGGTTTTTGGCGCGAGTGGCGCAGGTAACCTGCTCACCAAGATTACGTGGGGATGCGCAATCATCTTTTTCGCGACTTCGCTCGTCCTCGCGTACGCCTCGACGCGGCGGGCCACCGGCAGTATCTTCGAGGGCGGCCACGTGACGCTGCCGGCCGCGCCGGCTACCAAGGCGGCAGCCCCTGCGCAGCCGCCGGTTAGCGGCGCCCCGGCCGCGAATCATCCGGCGGCGCCCTCGACACCGAGCGGACATAAATAGCGGAGCGGGCGAGACCAGGCCGCAGATCGCATCCTCGGCGATCTTTCGTTGTTATTTCTGCTGTGTGCGCGGGTGGTGGAATGGCAGACACGCGAGTTTGAGGGGCTCGTGGTAGAAATACCGTGCGGGTTCAAGTCCCGCTCCGCGCACCATCGCTTTTTTCAGCGTCAGAGCAGACTCTTCGCCTCGAAGACTGGCTCAGGATCGCTGAGCAGAGCTTGTGCAGCTGCGTTAACTGACGAAAAAGCGGCGGACATCGCAAGATGCCCGCCGCCTGTTTTCACAGCCTGTAAGATCGAACGATTACAGCTTCATCCAGACCGATTTGATCTGCGTGTAGAGATCGATCGCGTAGCGGCCGAGTTCGCGGCCGAAGCCCGACTGCTTGTAGCCGCCGAAGGGCGAGATCGGATCGAGCTGGTTGTAGCAGTTCACCCAAACCGTGCCGGCCTTGAGCGAGCGTGCGACCTTGTGCGCGCGGCTGATGTCGCGCGTCCAGACCGCGGCAGAGAGGCCGTACTCGGTGTCGTTGCCCTGAAAGACCGCGTCGTTTTCGTCTTTGAAGGGAATCGCCGATGCGACCGGTCCGAAGATCTCCTCGCGCGCGATCCGCATGTCGTTGTTGACGCCGCTGAAGAGCGTGGGCTGGACGAAGTAGCCTTTGCCCGCAGGCGTCTCGCCGCCCGACGAGACCTTGGCGCCTTCTTTTTTGCCGACCGCGAGATAGCCCTTGACCCGCTCGAACTGCTCCTGCGAGACCACCGGACCCATCATCGTGCCCTGATTGAAGGGGTCGCCGGCGGTGACGCTCTTGCTGAAGGCCGTGAGCTGATCGACGACCTCGTCATATTTGTCGCGCTGCACAAAGATGCGGGTGCCGGCGCAGCAGACCTGGCCCGAGTTGAAGTACACACCCATCATCGAGGTCGGCACCGCCTGCGACAGGTCGGCGTCGGGGAAGATGATATTCGGGGCTTTGCCGCCGAGTTCGAGCGAGACTTTCTTGAGATTGCCGGCGGAGGCTTTGAGGATGATCTTGCCGACTTCGGTCGAACCGGTGAAGGCGACTTTGTCCACGTTCGGATGCTCGGCGATCGAGCTGCCGGCGCCGGGGCCGAAGCCGGTGACGATATTGAGGACGCCGTCGGGCAGTCCGGCCTCGGTGATCAGCTCGCCCAATCGGAGCGCGGTGAGCGGGGTCTGCTCGGCCGGTTTGAGGATTACCGTGTTGCCGCAGGCGAGCGCCGGGCCGAGCTTCCACGCGGCCATCAGCAGCGGAAAGTTCCACGGGATGATCTGCCCGCAGACGCCGACCGGTTCGCGCAGCGTATAGTTGAAGAAGGCCGGATCGGAGGGGTTGGTCTCGCCGTAGAGTTTGGTCACCCAGCCGCCATAGTAGCGGAAGGTCTCCGCCGCGGCCGGAACGTCGAAGGCGCGCGCGAAGGTCAGCGGCTTGCCATTGTCGAGGGTTTCGAGTTCGGCGAGCTCCTCGGCGTGCTCGTCGATCAGCTCGGCGATTTTGAACATCAGGCGGGCGCGCTGATGGGGTCCCATCGCGGGCCAGGCGCCCTCGTCGAAGGCCTTGCGCGCGGCCTTGACGGCCTCGTCAACGTCGGCCTTGTCGCCCTCGGCGATCAACGCGAGGACTTCTTCGTTGGCCGGATTGACGGTCTCGAAGGTCTTGCCGGATTTGGCCGGCCGCCATTTGCCGCCGATCAGCAGTTGCTTGGGTCCGCGCAAAAAGGCCAGCGCGGCGGAATTTTTGGCGCCCTTTGCGGCGCTCTCAACCTGGGGTGCTGCAGCCATTGGAATTACCCTCCTGTCTGGATCTCACGGTTATGAGCGGAAACTTTCGACTAACTACCATATCGGCGGGCCTACGCGAAGGGCGCGTCGACGCGGCCCATCTGCGACGTGTCGTAGGCGCACAGCGCAGTTATCTCGCGTGCGAGCCGGGCCGAATTGAGCGCGTCGAGCAGGCCGCGCACCGGCGCGGAGTCGAATTCGGCCGCGGGGATAATCAAATCATAGCGCTCCTCGCGCCAGGGTTGAAAGGCGAGGCCGAGGACCTCGGCAGCGAAGCGCAGGGTCACGCCGGCGTCAGCGGAGCCCTCAGCGATGGCGGCGGCGACTTCGAGATGGCCTGCGGCAAACCGATCATAGCCGGTGATATCAGCGGGTTTGAGGCCGTCGCCCGCCAGCGCCTCGTCGAGCGCTGCACGTGCGCCGGCGCCACGCTCGCGATTGATCAGCCGCGTCCCCTTGTGAGTGAGCTGCTCGAGGCGGTCGATGCGCGGACCCGACGGCCGCGACGCCAGCCCGAGCTCCCAGCGGGCGAAGTTGACGACGCGAAAGGGCTTGGCGGCGAAGGCTCGGCGCGCCGCGGCGATATTGTAGTCATCGGATCCGGGGTCGCGCAGATGAACCCCGGCGGCGTGCGCGCCGCCGCTCGCCGCAGTCGTCAACGCGTCGCGGCTCGATTGCGCGAGCGCGGCGACCTCGATTCGTGGTTGGCGGCGCGCAAGATAATCGCCCAGCAGGGCGACGGCCGGGTCGCAGCCGGCGATCACCACGGTCAAATCGATCTCCGCCGAGGAGCGCAGGGCCGCGACTTCGACGCGCTTGCCGCGCAGACTCTGCGTCACGAGACCGCCGGCGGGATGGAGCGCGAGCGCGCTCGCGGGCACCGCCATCGCGACGAGGCGGCCGCCCAGACGGGCCAGCGCGACGCGCGTATGCGGGGCGCGGGCTTCGGCTGCCGCGCACTGGGCAATTAGCGGACGGTTGTCGTCGGCGTCGCCGAACAGGCTCTCGACCGACTCGCCAAGCTCCTGCGCCAGCCGGATCGCGACGGCGACTCCGGGCTGATAGAGACCGCTTTCAATTGCGCCCAGCGCCTGGCGCGAAATCCGCACGCGGCGCGCTAGTTCGACCTGGCTCAGTTTGCGCGCGTTCCGCAGCGCACGCAGTCTCTCCTCGATTTGTCCGGCCATCATACTTGTCAGATATATTACAGCATGGCATAGAAGGCCGAGTCGTTTAAGTCTAATAACTTGGCGCTCCAACGGAGTCTTTGCGATGGCAAAAAGGGAACAGGTTCGCGGCGCGACGAAAATCGGGCTACTGGCCGCGGCCGCTGTCGCCGCGCTGATGCTCGTGCCGGCAGGCGAGACGGGCAGCGCGCTCGCTGCCGATGCCCCGACTATCCGTGTCGCCTACGCCGGTTCGATGGGCGCGGTGATGGATCAAAAGATCGGCCCCGAATTCGCCATGGTGCACGCCGCGGACTACCAAGGGATCGGCCAGGCGGCTTACGCGCTGGCGCATCTGCTCGAGGCCAAGCAACTGCGCGCCGACGTCTTCGTTTCGATCACGCCGGGCCCGATGCGCATCCTGCTCAAGAACGGCCTGATCAAGGAAGCGATTCCCGTCGCCAGCACCCAGATGGTGCTGGCATACGGACCAAAGAGCCAGTTTGCCAACGCCTTCGCCGCGGCCGGATCGGCCTCAGGCCAACCCTGGTACAAGGTCCTTGGGTCAACCGGTTTGCGTTTCGGCCGGACCGATCCTGCAACCGACCCGCAGGGGCGCAACGTTATCTTCACCTTCAAGCTTGCCGAGAAATATTATTCAGCCGCCGGCCTCGAAAAACAGATTCTCGGCGAGCCGCGCAACCCGGCGCAGATCTTCACCGAGCCGTCAATCCTGACGCGGCTGGCAAGCGGGCAGATCGACGCCACCGTCGGCTATCTCTCGGCGATCAAGTCGCAGCATCTCCCCTACATCGCGTTGCCGCGCGAAATTAATCTCGCTGATCCGGCCTTCTTCGATAGTTGGTACAGCAAGGCGGGCTTCGCGATCACCGGGCCGGACGGTAAACCGATCACGGCCAAGCCTGAGCCGCTGGTTTTTTACGCGGCGGTTCTGACCAACGCGGAGCATCCGGAGCTGGCCGCAGCTTTCGTCGATTTCATGCACGGCCCGCGCGGTCAGCAGATGCTGGGCGGGAGCGGTTATGACGCGACCGCTGCCGCCACGCTCAAATGAGACGCGAGTTGCTCGCCGCCGCGGCGATCGGCGTGCTCGCGCTCCTGACGGCGCCGTTCATTGCCTTTGCCTGGATGACGCCGTGGCTCCATCTGCGTCCCGCGGCCGGCGACCTCGACGCCCTGCGGGTCTCGGTGACTTACACGCTCGCGGCGCTGGTACTAATCGTCATCGGCGGTACGCCGCTCGCCTATTGGATGGCGCGTCATGACTTCCGTGGCAAGTGGATCGGCGAGGCGCTCATCCTGCTGCCACTGCTGACGCCGCCGCTCGCGATGGGTATTCTGCTCGCGCTCTTCTACGGCCCATACGGATGGGCGGGCGACGCCGCGCATCAGTTGGGGGTTGAGCTGACCAACACGCCGGCGGCCTTCGTGCTGGCCCAGGTGTATGCGGCCGCGCCCTACTTCATAATCGCAGCACGCGCGGCCTTCGAGAGCGTCGATCCGAATCTCGAGCAGCTGTCGCTGACGCTGGGGCGGACGCCGTGGCAGACTTTTTGGCGCGTGACGATGCCGTTGGCGCGGCTCGGGGTCGGCGTCGGGATCGCGATCGCGTGGGTACGCGCGCTCGGTGAGTTCGGCATAGTGCTGATAATCGCCTATTTTCCCCAGGGCATCCCGGTCAAGCTGTGGGTGAACCTGCAGGACCTTGGACTGAGCGCCGTCTACCCCCTGCTCTGGTTGTTCTTCATGGTGGCGCTGCCACTGCCGCTGATTCTCGGGATTGCCTCGCGGCGCAATCTCGCCAGAATCGAAGCGGCGCTATGAAGGTCGATTACCGGATCGAAAAACCGCTCGCGATTGAAGCCGCGCTCGAAGTCACCGGGTTTACGGTGCTGCTCGGCTCCAGTGGCGCGGGCAAGACCACGTTGCTGAAGGCGCTCGCGGGCTTGATCGCAGCCGAAGGGATGCCGTATGGCGGGCTGCCGGCGCATCGGCGGCCCATCGGCTACCTCCCGCAAGGCTACGCGCTCTTTCCGCATCTGCCGGTTTGGGGCAACGTCGCCTTCGCGATCGATGGCCGCCGCAAGGCCCGGCGCAGCCGCGCTCTTCAGCTACTGGAGCTCGTGGGCCTCGCCGATCTTGCCGAACGCGATCCGCGCAGCCTGTCGGGCGGACAGATGCAGCGGGTCGCGTTGGCGCGCGTGCTGGCGCGAGGACCCGAGCTGCTGCTGCTCGACGAGCCCACCAATGCGCTCGACCCGGCGACGCGCGATCGCGTGCTCGAAGAGCTGCGCGCACTGATCGGCCGCCTCGGCCTGCCCGCGCTGGTCGCGACCCATGATCCGCATCTGGCCGCGATTGGTGACCGCGTCGCCGTGTTGGCTCACGGAAAAATAATTCAGGCGGGTGAGCCCGCCAAGGTTTTCGATCATCCGGCGACCGCGCACGTTGCGCGGCTGGTCGGTTTTCAGAATCTTTTTCGCGTCCGTGTCGTCGAGCGCAGCGAACGCTGGACGATCATCGACCGTGGCGGCCTCCAACTCGAGGTCTTTGCCCGCGCGCCGCTCAGCGCGGACGTCGGAATCGCGATTCGTTCGCGCGACGTCATACTCAACCAAGAGGAGTTGCGGGTTCCTGGCAACCGCTTCCGCGCGCGGCTCACCGAAGTCCGCCACGAGGGTCTCGGCCCGCGCGTGGTCCTCGACGGTCCGCTGCCGCTGGAAGCCTGGCTGACCTCGTATCGCGAAGCCTCGCGGCTGCGCGCCGGCGACGAGGTCAACGTGCGCGTCCCGGCTGACCGCATTCGCTTGCTGGTGTGGGATCCGGACGGCTCTGCGCTATGATGCATTAGGCGGAGCGCAGCGGAGCCGCGCAGGCGAGTCTTTACTTTGGCCGCGCGTCGCAGACTCCGCCGCCCCCCGAGCTGCGTTAAGAATGTTGATCGACTTTCAGACCGACCCCGAGCGCTATCGTCATTGGCGGCTGAGCTGCAACGGCCGTGTCGCCACCCTCGCGCTGGCGGTTGACGAAGCCGGCGGCATTCATCCCGGTTATGAGCTGAAGCTGAACTCCTATGATCTCGGCGTCGATATCGAGCTCTACGACGCGAGCCAGCGGCTGCGCTTCGAGCATCCCGAGGTCGCCGCGGTGATCCTGACCTCGGCACGGGAGCGGATCTTCTGCGCCGGCGCGAACATCCGGATGCTCGCCCAGTCGGAGCATGGCTTCAAGGTGAACTTTTGCAAATTCACCAACGAGACGCGCAACGCGCTCGAAGATGCGAGCGCCAACTCGGGCCAGCGCTACCTTGCGCTGATCAATGGCCCGTGCGCCGGCGGCGGTTACGAGCTGGCGCTGGCGACCGATTACCTGATCATGGCCGACGACGGCTCGACCAGTGTCTCGCTGCCCGAAGTGCCGCTGCTGGCGGTCCTGCCCGGCACCGGCGGGCTGACGCGACTGGTGGACAAGCGCCGCGTCCGGCGCGATCGCGCGGACTTCTTCTGCACGACCGAAGAGGGCGTCCGTGGCGCGCGGGCGGTCGAGTGGAGGCTGGTGGATGAGGTCGCGCCGCGCACCCAACTGGCTGACGCGGCGGAGCGCAAGGCGCGCGAGTTTGCTGCGATGTCGCCCCGGCCGGCCGCTGCCACAGGCGTCAGGCTGTGTCCGCTGACGCGCAAAATCGAAGCGGAGGGCCTGACTTATTCGAACCTGATCGTCGAGATCGATCGGGATCGTGCAATCGCCACTCTGACGATTCGCGGACCTCGCGCCGCCGCGGGCACCGGCGCGACGGCGCTCGACGCGGTCGACGACACCTTCTGGCCGCTGGCGCTCGCGCGTGAGCTCGACGACGCGATGCTCCATCTGCGTTTCAACGAAACAGCGGTCGGGACGTGGCTCTTTCGCACGCAGGGCGACGGGCGACTGGTCGAAAGCTACGATCATCTGTTGTCAGAAAATCGCGGCCACTGGCTGGCGCGCGAAATCACGCTTTATCTCAAGCGCACGCTGAAACGGCTCGAAGTAAGCTCGCGTTCGATCTTTGCGCTGATCGAGCCAGGCTCCTGCTACGCCGGGAGTCTGTTCGAGATCGCGCTCGCGGCCGATCGCGCCTATATGCTGAGCGGCATCCGCGACGATGTCGAAGTGCCGGCGGCGCGCGTCCTGCTGACTCCGATGAATTTCGGGCCGCTCACCATGTGCAACGGTTTAACGCGGCTCGCCAGCCGTTTTCTCGATGACCCCGCGCGCGTCGCGGCGCTGCAGAAGCGTGTGGGCGAGGAGCTCGCGGCCGAACGTGCGCTGGAACTTGAGCTGATCGGTTTCGCTCCCGACGCCATCGATTGGGATGACGAGGTTCGCGTCGCGCTCGAGGAGCGCGCGGCCTTTTCGCCCGACGCGCTGACCGCGATGGAGGCGTCGCTGCGCTTCGCCGGCCCGGAGACCATGGAGAGTAAGATCTTCGCGCGGCTCTCGGCCTGGCAGAACTGGCTTTTTCAACGGCCGAATGCGGTCGGTGAAAACGGCGCGCTCAAGCGTTACGGCAGCGGCCGGCGCGCAACCTTCGACCCGCGGAGGGTCTGATGCAAATTGACTATTCCGAGCGCATCCCCAACAACGTCAATCTGGCGGGCAACCGCCGCCTGCAGCGCGCGCTCGAAGAGTGGCAGCCGCGTTTTCTGAATTGGTGGCGCGAGCTCGGTCCGCTCGGTTTTCAGGCGGCCGAGGTTTATTTGCGGACCGCAGTCTCGGCCAGCGCCGACGGCTGGGCAATTTTCGATCACGTGCGAATGCCTGATTATCGCTGGGGGATTTTTCTCGCCGACGCCGAACCCGGCCGCACGATCGGTTTTGGAGTCCATCGCGGCGCGCCGGTCTGGACCGATCTGCCGGGCGAGTATCGCGGGATGCTGCGGCGGCTGATCGTCACGCAGGGCGACACCGAGCCGGCCTCGGTCGAACAGCAGCGCCATCTCGGCGCGACCGCGCCGTCGCTCTATGATCTGCGCAACCTCTTTCAGATCAACGTCGAGGAGGCCCGCCACCTATGGGCGATGGTCTACCTGCTGCACGCCTATTTTGGGCGCGACGGCCGCGAGGAAGCTGACGCTCTGCTGCAACGCCATTCGGGCAGCGCCGAGCGCCCGCGCATCCTCGGCGCCTTCAACGAGCCGACCCCCGACTGGCTCGCCTTTTTCATGTTCACCTATTTCACCGATCGCGACGGCAAGTATCAGCTCGCCAGCCTGGCCGAGTCCGGCTTCGATCCGCTCGCGCGCACCTGCCGCTTTATGCTGACCGAGGAGGCGCATCACCTCTTCGTCGGCGAGATGGGGGTGGCGCGGGTCGTCGCGCGCACCTGCGAGCTGATGCGGCAGCATCGCACGGCCAACGTCGGCGAATACGGCGGCATCGAGCTGGCGCTGATTCAGAAGTACCTGAATTACCACTACGCGGTTTCACTTGACCTGTTTGGTTCCGAGCTTTCGACCAACGCCGCCAACTATTTTAATGCCGGACTCAAGGGGCGCTTCCGCGAGAGTGATCGCATCGACGATCATCAGCTCAGTGAACAGAAATACGAAGTCCTGCGCTACGTTGGCGGCATCCTGCTCAAAGAGGAGCAGCCGACGATCCTCGCCCTCAACGAGATTCTGCGCGACGATTACGTCGCCGACTCGGCGCGCGGGGTCGGGCGCTGGAACCGCATCATCAAAGATGCGGGATTCGATTTAGTGCTCACGCTGCCGCATCGCGGCTTTAATCGAAGAATCGGCGAATTCGCGAACCTGTCAGTAACCCCCGAGGGGCGGGTGGTCTCGCGCGAGGAGTGGGAAGCCGGTGTCGCAGAATGGCTGCCGACGCTCGCAGAACGCGACTTCGTCGCATCGTTGATGCGTCCGGCGGTCAAACCTGGAGAGTTTGCGAGCTGGATCGCGCCGCCCGCGCGCGGCATCAATCATCAGGCGCAGGATTTCGCGTACGTCCGGCCCGGCTAGATTCGGCTCGACGCGGATTAAGCCTCAGCGCGCTTGGTCACCGTGCCCTGCAAGACGTTTTCAAAGCCGTCGGTGGCCTTGCGCAAATAGAGGATGCCGCCGTCAACCTCGGCGTCGGTAAGCTGCTCGACCATCCGGCGAATCATGCGCCGCCCTTCTTCGATCATCAGCTCGACGAATTTTTCGCCCTTGGCGGTGAGCACCACCTGCTTCTCCCGCGCCGAATCGGGGTCCTCGACAATCTTCAGCAGGCTCAGCGGCGCTCGCGACATCCCGCGCAGCGCCTTCGTGATCGCCGAACTGCTGACCTCGAACCAGGTTTGGAGCGAGCGTTCGATCTCTTTGCGGCGCATCTGCCGCTGCTCCTTGCCTTCGGAGTGGATCAACCACAGGATCGCCGTCTGTTTGCGCGTTAGCTTGTCCCCGCGCATCGCGTCCTCGAAGGCGATTCCCGTTTTGTAATGCACGGGGTAGAACAGTTCGAGCAGCTCGGTTATCCGCCGCTCGGTCGGATTCTCTGCACTAGCCTGAAATTCCATGTTCCTTCCACCCGCCGCCATCGTACCGTCCAGTACCGGAAATAATTTCCAAATGACATTATTATCTGACCGTAGAGCCGCGCGAAAGACGCCGGTGCGAAGAACCTGTGACCAGCCGCACGAATCGTTCCGGTGAGGTGAGCTTTCTGCTGCGCTGCTGCGCGCCGAAGTCCACGCGCCCGGCCGCCCCGCCGGGCGTCGATTTCGATTGGTCATGGCTGGAACAGGCGGCGCGCGCGCAGGGCGTGCTCCCACTGGTGGCCCGCTCCCTCGCGACCCTCGATGACCCGCCGCATCCGATTCGCGATCGCATTCGCACGTCTGCCGTGGCGATTGAGCTGCGCAACGAGTATCTCGCGGCGCGGTTGATCGAGCTGATGGGCGAATTCGCACGCAACGCCATCGCACTGCTCGCGTTCAAAGGTCCTATACTTGCGCAATTGGCCTATGGCGACCCTGGTCTGCGGGTCTTCGCCGACCTCGATATCCTGGTGCGGAAGG encodes:
- the gap gene encoding type I glyceraldehyde-3-phosphate dehydrogenase, with product MAIKIGINGFGRIGRMFYRAALEKKDLEVVAVNDITDAPTLAHLLKYDSIHGPLPHQVKVEGGQIMLDGHALRVIAERDPAKLPWKELGVQVVVESTGLFTARDKAALHLSAGARKVVISAPADGVDVTLCLGVNQEAYDVKKHDVISNASCTTNCLAPIAKVLHENYGIVNGLMTTVHSYTSDQMLQDGPHKDLRRARAAGLSMIPTSTGAAKAIGLVLPALNGKLDGIAIRVPTANVSVVDLTAAVERDCDDKSVNAAMKKAAEGELKGILQYSEEPLVSLDFNNNPHSSIFDAPLTKVLGKRLVKIFSWYDNEWGYSNRLADITAFVAARL
- a CDS encoding phosphoglycerate kinase, with amino-acid sequence MAATPLTSLKLDGRKVLVRCDFNVPLEGGRITDPARIDASLATIRYVLEQGGAAVLCSHLGRPKERTPELSLKPVAEYLSGALGKKVALAPDCIGEITGRMIADLTGGSALLLENLRFHPEEEANDRDFSHELARGKSVYIDDAFGAAHRAHASTVGVARFIRERAAGFLMIRELEALRAVTENPARPYIAILGGAKVSDKIAVIRTLLTKVDALLIGGAMAYTFLQAQGLPIGKSRVEEDKLELARELLALAEKSGVALVLPSDHIVAEAPDAAASAEIVEQIPGDRMGLDIGPRTIAEFVERLRGAHTIVWNGPLGFFEIPAFAAGTLAVGEAIAGMTGATSLIGGGDTAAAVAGQPWAANFTHISTGGGATLEYLEGRELPGVKALEA
- the tpiA gene encoding triose-phosphate isomerase, producing MRKKLIAGNWKMNLGPTEGRALIAELRAEIDRDAANLARDREVLVAPPFLTIPAVAQALAGSSILLGAQNAHFENKGAFTGEVAPAMLKAFGVTHVILGHSERRHIFAESDELVGKRVAGAIANRFTAILCVGETLEERDGGRTLEVVLRQMQAGLAGLKAESAERVVVAYEPVWAIGTGRTATPEQAQLVHAAIREALADHFSRPAADTIRILYGGSVTAENVDSLMAKPDIDGALVGGASLKAGSFAQIVRGGSSAAG
- the secG gene encoding preprotein translocase subunit SecG: MIALVVVIHIFVCLTLVTVVLLQQGKGADVGAVFGGSSQTVFGASGAGNLLTKITWGCAIIFFATSLVLAYASTRRATGSIFEGGHVTLPAAPATKAAAPAQPPVSGAPAANHPAAPSTPSGHK
- a CDS encoding aldehyde dehydrogenase family protein translates to MAAAPQVESAAKGAKNSAALAFLRGPKQLLIGGKWRPAKSGKTFETVNPANEEVLALIAEGDKADVDEAVKAARKAFDEGAWPAMGPHQRARLMFKIAELIDEHAEELAELETLDNGKPLTFARAFDVPAAAETFRYYGGWVTKLYGETNPSDPAFFNYTLREPVGVCGQIIPWNFPLLMAAWKLGPALACGNTVILKPAEQTPLTALRLGELITEAGLPDGVLNIVTGFGPGAGSSIAEHPNVDKVAFTGSTEVGKIILKASAGNLKKVSLELGGKAPNIIFPDADLSQAVPTSMMGVYFNSGQVCCAGTRIFVQRDKYDEVVDQLTAFSKSVTAGDPFNQGTMMGPVVSQEQFERVKGYLAVGKKEGAKVSSGGETPAGKGYFVQPTLFSGVNNDMRIAREEIFGPVASAIPFKDENDAVFQGNDTEYGLSAAVWTRDISRAHKVARSLKAGTVWVNCYNQLDPISPFGGYKQSGFGRELGRYAIDLYTQIKSVWMKL
- a CDS encoding substrate-binding domain-containing protein, which encodes MAGQIEERLRALRNARKLSQVELARRVRISRQALGAIESGLYQPGVAVAIRLAQELGESVESLFGDADDNRPLIAQCAAAEARAPHTRVALARLGGRLVAMAVPASALALHPAGGLVTQSLRGKRVEVAALRSSAEIDLTVVIAGCDPAVALLGDYLARRQPRIEVAALAQSSRDALTTAASGGAHAAGVHLRDPGSDDYNIAAARRAFAAKPFRVVNFARWELGLASRPSGPRIDRLEQLTHKGTRLINRERGAGARAALDEALAGDGLKPADITGYDRFAAGHLEVAAAIAEGSADAGVTLRFAAEVLGLAFQPWREERYDLIIPAAEFDSAPVRGLLDALNSARLAREITALCAYDTSQMGRVDAPFA
- a CDS encoding extracellular solute-binding protein; its protein translation is MAKREQVRGATKIGLLAAAAVAALMLVPAGETGSALAADAPTIRVAYAGSMGAVMDQKIGPEFAMVHAADYQGIGQAAYALAHLLEAKQLRADVFVSITPGPMRILLKNGLIKEAIPVASTQMVLAYGPKSQFANAFAAAGSASGQPWYKVLGSTGLRFGRTDPATDPQGRNVIFTFKLAEKYYSAAGLEKQILGEPRNPAQIFTEPSILTRLASGQIDATVGYLSAIKSQHLPYIALPREINLADPAFFDSWYSKAGFAITGPDGKPITAKPEPLVFYAAVLTNAEHPELAAAFVDFMHGPRGQQMLGGSGYDATAAATLK